A region from the Haloarcula limicola genome encodes:
- a CDS encoding DUF7119 family protein: MPEDAPPADRESPVGKPVIRGDPELIGQRADEAVEFDPDDPESLELAARTVRRFSENTAGADDNVYMLRGAAACAALVRGEGSYKAAAERAGGDATVSFIRKWSRVHDLPRSVRIHVAKGEIAPTAAKHIARVAGEARLLLAWAALDHDLTVRQIRSVASSVNDGATIEDALAAEGYRLGELSITVDRDAYCKLRQRAAVDATDPSTVVTDALESALDDVS, from the coding sequence ATGCCAGAGGACGCGCCACCGGCCGATCGAGAGTCACCGGTGGGAAAGCCCGTCATTCGCGGCGACCCGGAACTCATCGGTCAACGCGCCGACGAGGCCGTCGAATTCGACCCCGACGACCCGGAGAGCCTCGAGCTCGCCGCACGGACGGTCCGGCGCTTCTCTGAGAACACCGCCGGTGCCGACGACAACGTCTACATGCTGCGAGGCGCCGCGGCGTGTGCGGCACTCGTCCGCGGCGAAGGCTCCTACAAGGCCGCCGCCGAACGGGCCGGCGGCGACGCGACGGTCTCGTTCATCCGCAAGTGGTCCCGCGTCCACGACCTCCCTCGCTCGGTGCGCATCCACGTCGCCAAGGGGGAAATCGCGCCGACCGCGGCCAAACACATCGCCCGCGTCGCTGGCGAAGCCCGTCTCTTGCTGGCGTGGGCCGCGCTGGATCACGACTTGACCGTCCGACAGATTCGCTCGGTCGCGAGCAGCGTCAACGACGGCGCGACCATCGAAGACGCGCTCGCCGCCGAAGGCTACCGCCTCGGCGAGCTCTCGATCACCGTCGACAGAGACGCTTACTGCAAGCTCCGCCAGCGCGCCGCCGTCGACGCCACCGACCCGAGCACCGTCGTCACCGACGCGTTAGAATCGGCGCTCGACGACGTATCGTAA